A genome region from Streptomyces antimycoticus includes the following:
- a CDS encoding alpha-mannosidase, with product MHDDRHAVEERIAKFIAERLRPALYGDRVPLEVAAWHIPGEPVPVADALRAEYRPFLTGDSWGGPWSTTWFRATATVPERWAGRRVEALFDLGFDLSRGPGGQAEGLVHDADGTPLQGLHPYNRSVPLTLRAVGGERVCLLVEAAANPPIVGSAGIGTHYGHRLTAGEADLYRLRRADLVIREEDVWQLLHDMEVLDELMRELPLGLPRRHEILRALQRAVDSVPPRRVAAGAAAARAILRPVLDRRAHDSAHTIAAVGHAHIDSAWLWPLRETVRKCARTFSTMASLAQEYPELVFACSSAQSYAWMRDHQPYVFERIKKAVADGNWAPVGGMWVEADGNLPGGEALARQLVHGRRFFSQELGVETDGVWLPDSFGYTAAYPQLAALAGARWFLTQKLSWNETNKLPHHTFWWEGIDGTRIFTHFPPVDTYNATLSGAELAHAVATYAEKGAGTRSLAPFGFGDGGGGPTREMLEKARRLADLEGSPRVSVQSPSDFFREAREEYPDAPVWRGELYLETHRGTYTSQARTKRGNRRSEALLREAELWAATAAVRTGEPYPYETLDALWKQVLLHQFHDILPGTAISWVHQQAEQTYRAIHRGLERIVARAAGTPDATEPLAVLNAAPHARREVVRLDTPPAAGGPVQKLSDGRYAVLAQAPALGAAVLGAGIADRAPVTARPADTGGYVLDNGALTVHIDRDGLVRSAYDHDRGREAIAPGGAGNLLQLHPDDPVRWSAWNLDAQYRNVHRDLDTATAVRLDDEGPLLACVRVERTTGRSVVVQRLSLAAGSRILEVDTDIDWREEDTVLKAGWPLDVHAERVASEIQFGHVERPTHENTSWDAARFEAWAHRWIHIGEHGWGAALLTDSTYGHDVSRLTREDGGTTTTLRLTLLRGSHSPDPHADRGRHRFRYALYPGADIGDAVAGGYAFSLPLRPATPRLAGPPLVAVGDPGVVVEAVKLADDRSGDVVVRLYESRGGRARTTLAAGFAVERVQVTDLLENPTAELASTQGVLDLTLRPFQILTLRLARGAS from the coding sequence ATGCACGACGACCGCCACGCCGTGGAAGAGCGCATCGCGAAGTTCATCGCCGAGCGCCTGCGCCCGGCGCTGTACGGCGACCGCGTCCCGCTGGAGGTCGCCGCCTGGCACATCCCGGGGGAGCCGGTGCCGGTGGCCGACGCGCTGCGCGCCGAGTACCGGCCGTTCCTCACCGGTGACAGCTGGGGCGGCCCGTGGTCGACCACCTGGTTCCGCGCCACCGCCACGGTCCCCGAACGCTGGGCGGGCCGCCGGGTGGAGGCCCTCTTCGACCTCGGCTTCGATCTCTCCCGCGGCCCCGGAGGCCAGGCCGAGGGCCTGGTCCACGACGCCGATGGCACCCCGCTGCAGGGCCTGCACCCCTACAACCGCTCGGTGCCGCTGACCCTCCGCGCCGTCGGCGGCGAGCGGGTGTGCCTGCTCGTCGAGGCCGCCGCCAATCCGCCCATCGTCGGCAGCGCGGGCATCGGCACCCACTACGGCCACCGGCTCACCGCGGGCGAGGCGGACCTGTACCGCCTGCGCCGTGCCGACCTCGTGATCCGCGAGGAGGACGTCTGGCAGCTCCTCCACGACATGGAGGTGCTGGACGAGCTGATGCGGGAGCTGCCCCTCGGACTGCCGCGCCGCCACGAGATCCTGCGCGCGCTCCAGCGGGCCGTGGACAGCGTGCCCCCGCGCCGCGTCGCCGCGGGCGCCGCGGCGGCCCGCGCGATCCTGCGCCCGGTCCTGGACCGGCGCGCCCACGACTCCGCGCACACCATCGCCGCCGTGGGACACGCCCATATCGACTCCGCCTGGCTGTGGCCGCTGCGCGAGACCGTGCGCAAATGCGCCCGGACGTTCTCCACCATGGCCTCGCTGGCCCAGGAGTACCCGGAGCTGGTCTTCGCCTGCTCCTCCGCCCAGAGTTACGCCTGGATGCGCGACCACCAGCCGTACGTCTTCGAGCGGATCAAGAAGGCGGTGGCCGACGGCAACTGGGCGCCGGTCGGCGGCATGTGGGTCGAGGCCGACGGCAATCTGCCCGGCGGCGAGGCCCTGGCGCGTCAGCTCGTCCACGGCCGCCGGTTCTTCTCCCAGGAGCTCGGTGTGGAGACCGACGGCGTCTGGCTGCCCGACTCCTTCGGCTATACCGCCGCCTACCCGCAGCTGGCCGCGCTCGCGGGCGCCCGCTGGTTCCTCACCCAGAAGCTGTCCTGGAACGAGACCAACAAGCTGCCCCACCACACCTTCTGGTGGGAGGGGATCGACGGCACCCGGATCTTCACCCACTTCCCGCCCGTGGACACCTACAACGCCACGCTGTCCGGCGCCGAGCTGGCCCACGCCGTCGCCACGTACGCCGAGAAGGGCGCGGGCACCCGCTCCCTGGCCCCCTTCGGCTTCGGCGACGGCGGGGGCGGGCCCACCCGCGAGATGCTGGAGAAGGCCCGGCGCCTGGCCGACCTCGAAGGCTCGCCACGGGTCAGCGTCCAGTCGCCGTCGGACTTCTTCCGCGAGGCCCGCGAGGAGTACCCCGACGCGCCCGTGTGGCGCGGCGAGCTGTATCTGGAGACCCACCGCGGCACCTACACCAGCCAGGCCCGCACCAAGCGCGGCAACCGGCGCAGCGAGGCGCTGCTGCGCGAGGCCGAGCTGTGGGCGGCGACCGCCGCCGTCCGCACCGGCGAGCCCTATCCGTACGAGACGCTCGACGCGCTGTGGAAGCAGGTGCTGCTCCACCAGTTCCACGACATCCTCCCCGGCACCGCCATCTCCTGGGTCCACCAGCAGGCCGAGCAGACGTACCGCGCCATCCACCGCGGCCTGGAGCGGATCGTGGCCCGCGCGGCGGGCACCCCGGACGCCACGGAACCACTCGCCGTCCTCAACGCCGCCCCTCACGCGCGGCGCGAGGTGGTCCGCCTCGATACGCCGCCCGCCGCCGGCGGCCCGGTGCAGAAACTCTCCGACGGCCGGTACGCCGTGCTCGCCCAGGCCCCCGCGCTCGGCGCCGCCGTCCTCGGCGCCGGCATCGCCGACCGGGCGCCGGTCACCGCCCGTCCCGCCGACACGGGCGGATACGTCCTGGACAACGGCGCGCTGACGGTCCATATCGACCGCGACGGGCTGGTCCGCTCGGCGTACGACCACGACCGCGGCAGGGAGGCCATCGCGCCCGGTGGCGCCGGAAACCTGCTGCAGCTCCACCCCGACGATCCGGTGCGCTGGAGCGCCTGGAACCTGGACGCCCAGTACCGCAACGTCCACCGCGACCTGGACACCGCGACCGCCGTCCGGCTCGACGACGAGGGCCCGCTGCTGGCCTGTGTGCGCGTGGAGCGCACCACCGGCCGGTCCGTCGTCGTACAGCGCCTCAGCCTGGCCGCGGGCAGCCGGATCCTGGAGGTCGACACGGACATCGACTGGCGGGAGGAGGACACCGTCCTCAAGGCCGGCTGGCCCCTGGACGTGCACGCCGAACGCGTCGCGTCCGAGATCCAGTTCGGCCATGTCGAGCGGCCCACCCACGAGAACACCAGCTGGGACGCCGCCCGCTTCGAGGCGTGGGCACACCGCTGGATCCACATCGGCGAACACGGCTGGGGCGCGGCACTGCTCACCGACTCCACCTACGGGCACGACGTCAGCCGCCTCACCCGCGAGGACGGCGGAACGACCACGACCCTCCGGCTCACCCTGCTGCGCGGCTCCCACAGCCCCGACCCCCATGCCGACCGGGGCCGGCACCGCTTCCGCTACGCGCTGTACCCCGGCGCCGACATCGGCGACGCCGTGGCCGGGGGATACGCGTTCAGCCTCCCGCTGCGCCCCGCCACCCCCCGGCTCGCCGGGCCTCCGCTGGTCGCGGTGGGCGATCCGGGCGTCGTGGTGGAGGCGGTCAAGCTGGCCGACGACCGCTCCGGCGATGTCGTGGTCCGGCTCTACGAGTCGCGAGGCGGCCGGGCGCGCACTACCCTGGCCGCCGGATTCGCCGTCGAACGCGTCCAGGTCACCGACCTGTTGGAGAATCCCACGGCCGAACTGGCCTCCACCCAGGGTGTGTTGGACCTGACCTTGCGCCCGTTCCAGATCCTGACCCTCCGGCTGGCGCGCGGGGCGTCGTGA
- a CDS encoding ROK family protein, which yields MNPPYRDASGLPEEDRRLLQYWVAEGGSRAVRAAVVLLAAQGLRNAEIARRLEVSRQTVGNWRQRFDASGVAGLRERPRPGRPSIIDEAEVITRTVLAPDGGGASRAVARELGYSHAAVAAIRRRWRVTPGNATVPAVPTRPPLPQAEVWVLGLYLDTHRALLLVGTRPAAPERHHGASPGASPGAEVIAAVDAAVEAALTVPPSPAPGERRGQDRLAGYLAEARRRHPGASLHAITLWDTGEGGPSSQRCARGGVVHHALPVRTTWRTFLRAMVGLDCTRHPESSHRVYLDLAAALTHYADRPGIARERQPVRWLREPIATHFAGASRAGGEQRRESWGGANQIDLGSFNECVVIEAVRLAGTITRGEISHRTGLTQQSVSRISRSLLHRGILVEDDRRQATSGKPRTPVRLRGDAGHALGIHVDPEVLTAVVVDLDGAIVRSRTEPVAQTASPDQLVDHIARLGRGVLSAAGGAVRPGGFLGIGVATPGPVDVASGTVLDPPLLSVWRDVPLLYMLKDRFRCPIVMEKDSSAAAIGERWIGRNRRARDFVYLYLGTGVGAGLFLGGDIHRGVSANAGEFGQLCAVALERVDADGRPEILPECNPPVSIPETAARLGMVLGPRAAHDPREAHRVVSAAAGAGDPVAEKAVRQVAGAIGRGALSLVDLLDIDLVVLGGPFFTDGVADLYTAEISRIVNDFPTARRLRRVDVERSVLSREAAAVGAASTIFHATFTPRLAGRPAPTRR from the coding sequence GTGAACCCGCCGTACCGGGACGCCTCGGGACTGCCCGAGGAGGACCGCAGGCTGCTGCAGTACTGGGTGGCGGAAGGCGGTTCGCGCGCCGTCCGCGCCGCCGTCGTCCTGCTCGCCGCCCAGGGGCTGCGCAACGCCGAGATCGCCCGGCGGCTCGAGGTCTCCCGGCAGACGGTGGGCAACTGGCGGCAGCGCTTCGACGCCTCCGGCGTGGCGGGCCTGCGGGAACGCCCACGGCCCGGGCGGCCCAGCATCATCGACGAGGCCGAGGTCATCACCCGTACGGTCCTGGCACCCGACGGCGGCGGCGCCTCCCGCGCGGTCGCCCGCGAACTCGGTTACAGCCACGCGGCCGTCGCCGCGATCCGCCGGCGATGGCGGGTCACGCCCGGCAACGCCACCGTCCCCGCCGTGCCCACCCGCCCTCCGCTCCCGCAGGCCGAGGTGTGGGTGCTCGGCCTGTATCTGGACACCCACCGGGCGCTGCTGCTCGTCGGCACCCGCCCGGCCGCCCCCGAGCGCCACCACGGCGCCTCGCCGGGCGCCTCTCCCGGTGCCGAGGTCATCGCCGCCGTCGACGCGGCGGTGGAGGCCGCGCTGACGGTCCCACCGTCCCCGGCGCCGGGGGAGCGGCGTGGCCAGGACCGGCTGGCCGGATACCTGGCCGAGGCCCGGCGCCGCCACCCGGGCGCGTCGCTGCACGCCATCACCCTGTGGGACACCGGGGAGGGCGGGCCGTCGTCCCAGCGGTGTGCTCGGGGCGGGGTGGTCCACCACGCCCTTCCGGTGCGTACCACCTGGCGCACCTTCCTGCGGGCCATGGTCGGCCTGGACTGCACCCGGCACCCGGAGTCCTCGCACCGCGTCTACCTCGACCTGGCCGCCGCCCTCACGCACTACGCGGACCGGCCCGGCATCGCCCGCGAGCGGCAGCCCGTGCGCTGGCTCCGGGAACCCATCGCCACCCACTTCGCCGGCGCCTCCCGGGCCGGTGGCGAGCAGCGCCGGGAGTCCTGGGGCGGCGCGAACCAGATCGACCTCGGCTCGTTCAACGAGTGCGTGGTCATCGAGGCGGTGCGGCTGGCCGGGACCATCACCCGCGGCGAGATCTCGCACCGCACCGGCCTCACCCAGCAGTCGGTCTCCCGGATCTCCCGTTCGCTGCTGCACCGCGGCATCCTGGTCGAGGACGACCGGCGGCAGGCCACCTCCGGCAAGCCGCGCACCCCGGTGCGGCTGCGCGGTGACGCCGGGCACGCCCTGGGCATCCATGTCGACCCCGAGGTGCTGACGGCGGTCGTGGTCGACCTGGACGGCGCCATCGTGCGCAGCCGTACGGAACCCGTCGCGCAGACCGCCAGCCCGGACCAGCTCGTCGACCACATCGCCCGGCTGGGCCGCGGGGTCCTGTCCGCCGCCGGTGGCGCGGTGCGGCCCGGGGGATTCCTCGGCATCGGCGTGGCCACCCCAGGACCCGTCGACGTGGCCTCCGGCACCGTCCTCGACCCGCCGCTGCTGTCGGTGTGGCGGGATGTGCCACTGCTCTACATGCTCAAGGACCGCTTCCGCTGCCCCATCGTCATGGAGAAGGACTCCTCGGCCGCGGCCATCGGGGAGCGGTGGATCGGGCGCAACCGGCGCGCCCGCGACTTCGTGTATCTGTACCTGGGCACCGGCGTCGGCGCCGGGCTGTTCCTGGGCGGCGACATCCACCGCGGAGTCAGTGCCAACGCGGGGGAGTTCGGCCAGCTGTGCGCCGTGGCCCTGGAACGGGTCGACGCGGACGGCCGACCGGAGATCCTGCCCGAATGCAATCCGCCGGTGTCCATCCCCGAGACGGCCGCCCGGCTGGGCATGGTCCTCGGCCCGCGCGCCGCGCACGACCCGCGCGAGGCCCACCGGGTGGTGAGCGCGGCGGCCGGGGCCGGCGACCCGGTGGCCGAGAAGGCCGTGCGCCAGGTGGCCGGGGCGATCGGCAGGGGCGCCCTGTCCCTGGTGGACCTGCTGGACATCGACCTGGTCGTGCTCGGCGGGCCGTTCTTCACCGATGGGGTCGCCGACCTCTACACGGCCGAGATCTCCCGTATCGTCAACGATTTCCCGACCGCCAGACGGCTGCGCCGGGTCGATGTGGAACGGTCCGTGCTCAGCCGGGAGGCCGCCGCCGTCGGCGCCGCGTCGACCATCTTCCACGCCACGTTCACACCCCGGCTGGCGGGCCGCCCCGCGCCCACGAGGCGGTGA
- a CDS encoding HAD family hydrolase, which yields MTPPTDTTGTTDTTDTTDTTGSIRLVALDMAGTTVADGGLVERAFDAASGELGARPGTPDHAEKLAYVRATMGESKISVFRHLFGAEELAQRANAAFERAYGELVDGGLIAPVPGAREAIEELAADGRTVVLTTGFARVTQDAILDALGWRGLVPLTLCPADAGGRGRPYPDMVLEAFLRTKAAEDVAQIAVVGDTSYDMLSGVRAGAGLVAGVRTGAHGDEAFRAAGATHVLDSVADLPALLRGVG from the coding sequence ATGACTCCCCCGACCGACACCACCGGCACCACCGACACCACCGACACCACCGACACCACCGGCAGCATCCGCCTGGTGGCCCTCGACATGGCCGGCACCACCGTCGCCGACGGCGGTCTGGTCGAGCGCGCCTTCGACGCCGCCTCCGGTGAGCTGGGCGCCCGGCCCGGCACCCCCGACCACGCCGAGAAGCTCGCCTATGTCCGCGCCACCATGGGCGAGTCCAAGATCTCCGTCTTCCGCCATCTGTTCGGCGCCGAGGAGTTGGCCCAGCGCGCCAACGCCGCCTTCGAGAGGGCGTACGGCGAACTCGTCGACGGCGGTCTGATCGCCCCCGTGCCCGGCGCCCGCGAGGCCATCGAGGAGCTGGCCGCAGACGGCCGTACCGTCGTCCTCACCACCGGCTTCGCCCGCGTCACCCAGGACGCCATCCTGGACGCGCTCGGCTGGCGCGGCCTGGTGCCGCTCACCCTGTGCCCCGCCGACGCGGGCGGGCGCGGGCGGCCGTATCCGGACATGGTGCTGGAGGCGTTCCTGCGGACCAAGGCCGCCGAGGACGTGGCCCAGATCGCCGTCGTCGGCGACACCTCCTACGACATGCTCAGCGGCGTCCGGGCCGGGGCGGGGCTGGTCGCCGGGGTGCGCACCGGGGCCCACGGTGACGAGGCGTTCCGCGCGGCCGGGGCGACCCATGTGCTGGACTCGGTCGCCGACCTGCCCGCCCTGCTGCGGGGAGTCGGCTGA
- a CDS encoding TIGR03364 family FAD-dependent oxidoreductase, translating into MRVIVVGAGVVGTMHAWHAVERGHEVVQIERETEARGASLRNFGQIWVSGRAGGEELDTALRARELWEDIGGRVPALGFRPNGSLTPVRGALELAVAEAAVARADAAARGYKLLTADEARALNPALRGEFDAALHCERDAAVEPRTAQLALRAELLKSPRYTFLPSREVREVIGERAVRDDHGEAHTGDAVVLCTGAWLGGLVRELAGPDLPVRRVRLQMMQTDPLGEPLTTSIADADSFRYYPAYASPALEELNARQPQADTAEEHRVQLLMVQRADGGLTIGDTHEYEHPFAFDTLEDPYDHLTGVVESVLGRPLPKIRRRWAGVYAQCTDTSRVVHRQRVRDGVWLVTGPGGRGMTCSPAIAETTANELGW; encoded by the coding sequence GTGAGAGTGATAGTCGTCGGAGCCGGCGTGGTGGGCACCATGCACGCCTGGCACGCAGTGGAACGCGGCCATGAGGTCGTACAGATCGAGCGCGAGACGGAGGCGCGCGGCGCCTCGCTGCGCAATTTCGGCCAGATCTGGGTGAGCGGCCGAGCGGGCGGCGAGGAGCTGGACACCGCGCTGCGGGCCCGGGAGCTGTGGGAGGACATCGGCGGCCGCGTTCCGGCGCTGGGCTTTCGTCCGAACGGCTCCCTGACCCCGGTCCGCGGCGCTCTGGAGCTGGCCGTCGCCGAGGCCGCCGTGGCCCGCGCGGACGCCGCCGCCCGCGGCTACAAGCTGCTGACCGCGGACGAGGCACGGGCCCTCAACCCCGCCCTGCGCGGGGAGTTCGACGCCGCCCTCCACTGCGAGCGGGACGCGGCCGTCGAGCCGCGCACCGCTCAGCTCGCCCTGCGCGCCGAGTTGTTGAAATCCCCGCGGTACACCTTCCTGCCCAGCCGCGAGGTCCGGGAGGTGATCGGCGAGCGGGCCGTCCGCGACGACCACGGCGAGGCGCACACCGGCGACGCCGTCGTCCTGTGCACCGGCGCCTGGCTCGGCGGCCTGGTCCGCGAGCTGGCCGGGCCGGATCTGCCGGTGCGCCGCGTCCGGCTCCAGATGATGCAGACCGACCCGCTCGGCGAGCCGCTGACCACCTCGATCGCCGACGCCGACAGCTTCCGCTACTACCCGGCGTACGCCTCCCCCGCCCTGGAGGAGCTGAACGCGCGGCAGCCGCAGGCCGACACGGCCGAGGAGCACCGCGTGCAGCTGCTGATGGTGCAGCGCGCCGACGGCGGACTGACCATCGGCGACACCCACGAGTACGAGCACCCCTTCGCCTTCGACACCCTCGAGGACCCCTACGACCACCTGACGGGTGTCGTGGAGTCCGTCCTCGGCCGCCCGCTGCCGAAGATCCGGCGCCGGTGGGCCGGGGTGTACGCACAGTGCACCGACACCAGCCGGGTCGTGCACCGCCAGCGGGTGCGCGACGGTGTCTGGCTGGTCACCGGGCCCGGCGGGCGCGGCATGACCTGCTCGCCCGCGATAGCCGAAACCACCGCGAACGAACTGGGCTGGTGA
- a CDS encoding glycoside hydrolase family 95 protein, producing the protein MALAATTTTGLAAAGLPAGTAHAAEPAGPERADRPLALWYREPAADWLSALPLGNGRLGAMVFGATETERLQLNADTLWAGGPHSYDNHKGLAALPRIRQLVFDGKWPEAETLINSDFLGVPGGQAQYQTVGSLLLSLPTAGTVTGYRRELDLDSAVATTTYTRDGVTFTREAFASAPDRVIVVRLSASKKGALSFGATFESPLHTSLSSPDPLTAALDGTGDATGGVAGAVGFRALVRVLAEGGTTTSAGGTVTVRGADAATVLVAIGTTYVNWENANGDAAGQAAGHLNPAASRPYGQLRSRHVEDHRALFRRTSLDVGSSDAAALPTDERVSRFGSGGDPQLVELHFQYGRYLLIAASRPGTQPATLQGIWNDLTSPPWGSKYTININTEMNYWPAAPANLLECWEPVFALLDELAVAGRSTARTQYGADGWVTHHNTDAWRGTAPVDGAFWGMWPMGGAWMSMAIWEHYRYTRDTGKLRARYPVLKGAAQFFLDALVTDPATGALVTCPSVSPENAHHGGGGGSLCAGPTMDMQLLRDLFGAVASSADALGTDAAFRDQVLAARGRLAPMKVGARGQLQEWQQDWDAGAPEQQHRHVSHLYGLHPSNQISRTRTPELFTAARTTLVQRGDAGTGWSLAWKVNFWARLQEGDRSYKLLADLLTPERTAPNLFDLHPPFQIDGNFGACAGVTEWLLQSQHDELHLLPALPSQLPDGSVRGLLARGGFEVDISWRGGALGEARLTARAGGPARLRTAKEVRVTSGDAPVPTTRPEPGVTAFTANAGATYLVRPA; encoded by the coding sequence ATGGCGCTCGCCGCCACGACCACCACGGGCCTCGCGGCCGCCGGCCTGCCCGCCGGGACGGCCCACGCCGCGGAGCCCGCCGGGCCCGAGAGGGCGGACCGGCCGCTGGCGCTGTGGTACCGCGAGCCCGCCGCCGACTGGCTGAGCGCCCTGCCACTGGGCAACGGGCGGCTCGGCGCGATGGTGTTCGGGGCCACGGAGACCGAGCGGCTGCAGCTCAACGCGGACACCCTCTGGGCCGGCGGGCCGCACAGCTACGACAACCACAAGGGCCTGGCCGCCCTGCCCCGCATCCGGCAGCTCGTCTTCGACGGAAAGTGGCCCGAGGCCGAGACGCTGATCAACTCCGACTTCCTCGGGGTGCCCGGCGGCCAGGCGCAGTACCAGACCGTCGGCAGCCTCCTGCTGAGCCTGCCGACGGCCGGCACGGTGACCGGCTACCGGCGGGAGCTGGACCTGGACTCGGCGGTGGCCACCACCACGTACACCCGCGACGGCGTGACGTTCACCCGCGAGGCGTTCGCCAGCGCTCCCGACCGCGTCATCGTCGTCCGGCTGTCCGCTTCCAAGAAGGGCGCCCTGTCCTTCGGCGCCACGTTCGAGAGCCCGTTGCACACCTCCCTGTCCTCGCCCGATCCCCTCACCGCCGCGCTCGACGGAACGGGGGACGCCACGGGCGGGGTGGCCGGTGCGGTGGGGTTCCGCGCGCTGGTGCGGGTGCTCGCCGAGGGCGGCACCACCACCAGCGCGGGCGGGACCGTCACCGTCCGGGGAGCCGACGCGGCGACCGTCCTGGTCGCCATCGGCACCACCTATGTGAACTGGGAGAACGCGAACGGTGACGCGGCGGGCCAGGCGGCCGGGCACCTCAACCCGGCGGCGAGCCGCCCGTACGGCCAGCTGCGCAGCCGCCATGTCGAGGACCACCGCGCGCTGTTCCGCCGTACGTCGCTGGACGTGGGCAGCAGCGACGCGGCGGCCCTGCCCACCGACGAGCGCGTCTCCCGCTTCGGCTCCGGCGGTGATCCGCAACTGGTCGAGCTGCACTTCCAGTACGGCCGCTATCTGCTCATCGCCGCATCCCGCCCCGGCACTCAGCCGGCCACCCTCCAGGGCATCTGGAACGACCTGACGAGCCCGCCCTGGGGCTCGAAGTACACCATCAACATCAATACGGAGATGAACTACTGGCCGGCCGCCCCCGCCAACCTCCTGGAGTGCTGGGAGCCGGTCTTCGCCCTGCTCGACGAGCTGGCCGTGGCCGGGCGGTCGACGGCGCGCACCCAGTACGGCGCGGACGGCTGGGTCACCCACCACAACACCGACGCCTGGCGCGGCACGGCCCCCGTCGACGGCGCCTTCTGGGGCATGTGGCCCATGGGCGGCGCCTGGATGTCCATGGCCATCTGGGAGCACTACCGGTACACCCGCGACACGGGGAAACTGCGGGCGCGCTACCCCGTCCTCAAGGGAGCGGCCCAGTTCTTCCTCGACGCGCTGGTGACCGACCCGGCCACGGGCGCGCTGGTCACCTGCCCCTCCGTCTCCCCGGAGAACGCCCACCACGGCGGAGGCGGCGGCTCGCTGTGCGCCGGGCCGACGATGGACATGCAGCTGCTGCGCGACCTGTTCGGCGCCGTGGCCTCGTCCGCCGACGCCCTCGGCACCGACGCCGCCTTCCGGGACCAGGTGCTCGCCGCGCGCGGACGGCTCGCCCCCATGAAGGTCGGCGCGCGGGGCCAGCTCCAGGAGTGGCAGCAGGACTGGGACGCGGGCGCCCCCGAGCAGCAGCACCGCCATGTCTCCCATCTGTACGGGCTGCATCCGAGCAACCAGATCAGCAGGACCCGCACCCCGGAGCTCTTCACCGCGGCGCGCACCACCTTGGTGCAACGCGGTGACGCGGGCACCGGATGGTCACTCGCGTGGAAGGTCAACTTCTGGGCGCGGCTTCAGGAGGGGGACCGTTCGTACAAGCTGCTCGCCGATCTGCTCACCCCCGAGCGCACCGCCCCCAACCTCTTCGACCTGCACCCGCCGTTCCAGATCGACGGCAACTTCGGCGCTTGCGCCGGAGTGACCGAATGGCTGCTGCAGAGCCAGCACGACGAGCTGCATCTGCTGCCCGCCCTCCCGTCGCAGCTGCCGGACGGAAGTGTGCGGGGCCTGCTGGCGCGGGGCGGTTTCGAGGTGGACATCAGCTGGCGGGGCGGCGCGCTGGGCGAGGCGCGGCTGACGGCCCGGGCGGGCGGGCCGGCGCGGCTGCGCACGGCGAAGGAGGTGCGGGTGACCTCCGGGGACGCGCCCGTCCCCACGACCCGGCCGGAGCCGGGTGTCACGGCCTTCACCGCGAACGCGGGCGCCACGTATCTGGTACGCCCCGCCTGA